From Panicum hallii strain FIL2 chromosome 2, PHallii_v3.1, whole genome shotgun sequence, a single genomic window includes:
- the LOC112880197 gene encoding putative cysteine-rich receptor-like protein kinase 20 encodes MSLIMLLIAVLLLSSPKLLAEGQPICSNANIMYMQSSTYVSNLNSLAEALFANVTNSNSHSARDTAGMGSDMIYGAVLCRGDTTPGTDCAYRLKEVLDAARNKSANSSCSSQKDITLFDDGYLVQLRFSDQDFISNFSNSQECIVRANLNRPPLGHVSEQFGSLVSKLMAELTEGATKKTGRYETGQGWLTEKGQTVYGLVQCTEDMPPDTCRSCLNSAITKREQMVKSGQMGGAILGVHCSFWYQTEVQFFAGAPVLSLNMPTPSKFWIWVTIGSFSVVVSISWLLVNIWIKTERKRERARFELQLLSMAIQNVINLWRIEEGNSGFSLYDFSQIKEATGNFSSENKLGKGGFGPVYKGLLPGGLEVAVKRLAACSVQGLLEFKNEIQLIAKLQHKNLVKLLGCCIQGDQEKMLVYEYMQNKSLDIFIFDINKGGQLNWSMRLHIIDGVAQGLLYLHKHSRFCVVHRDLKASNILLDSDMTPKISDFGIARIFSSNMTESNTTRIVGTHGYISPEYAFDGVCSIKSDVFSFGVLVLEIISGKRTTGFYPYDGKLYNLISYAWKLWKVGEWCQLVCCRIGENHEAIERCIQVALLCVQESAEDRPAMDLVVSMLNSANVSLPKPKQPAYFFVRSSESEASSCNINISITLAR; translated from the exons ATGTCACTCATCATGCTACTTATTGCCGTCCTACTTCTTTCTTCCCCGAAGCTGTTAGCTGAAGGCCAGCCCATCTGCAGCAATGCTAACATCATGTACATGCAAAGCAGTACCTATGTCTCTAACCTGAATTCCCTTGCTGAAGCACTATTTGCCAATGTGACAAATTCAAACTCACACTCAGCTCGTGATACAGCTGGGATGGGTTCTGACATGATCTATGGAGCAGTGCTATGCCGAGGAGACACAACCCCCGGCACTGACTGTGCATACCGCCTCAAGGAGGTCCTTGATGCAGCAAGGAACAAATCAGCTAATAGTTCCTGCTCTTCCCAAAAGGACATAACCTTGTTTGACGATGGGTACCTGGTCCAGCTAAGATTCTCTGATCAGGATTTCATCTCCAACTTCAGCAACTCTCAGGAATGCATAGTGAGAGCTAATCTGAATCGTCCACCATTAGGTCATGTTTCGGAGCAGTTCGGTAGTCTTGTTTCCAAGCTGATGGCTGAGCTCACAGAAGGCGCAACGAAGAAGACAGGCAGGTACGAGACAGGCCAGGGCTGGCTCACCGAGAAGGGCCAGACAGTATATGGCCTTGTGCAGTGCACAGAGGACATGCCGCCAGATACTTGCCGGAGTTGCCTGAATAGTGCCATCACAAAGAGGGAGCAGATGGTTAAAAGTGGCCAGATGGGCGGGGCAATCCTCGGTGTGCACTGCAGCTTTTGGTACCAAACAGAAGTTCAGTTTTTTGCTGGCGCACCAGTGTTGTCTTTAAATATGCCCACAC CAAGCAAATTTTGGATCTGGGTCACGATTGGATCGTTCTCAGTCGTGGTTTCAATTTCTTGGCTGCTTGTTAATATTTGGATCAAAACAGAGAGGAAAAGAG AAAGAGCAAGATTCGAACTACAATTGCTATCAATGGCGATACAAAATGTAATCAATCTGTGGAGGATTGAAGAAGGCAACTCTGGGTTTTCTCTGTATGATTTCTCTCAGATAAAGGAAGCTACAGGCAACTTCTCTAGTGAAAACAAACTTGGAAAAGGTGGTTTTGGACCAGTCTATAAG GGCCTATTGCCTGGTGGTCTTGAAGTAGCAGTCAAAAGACTTGCAGCATGTTCGGTACAAGGTTTGTTAGAGTTCAAAAATGAAATTCAGCTGATAGCAAAACTTCAACACAAAAATCTTGTTAAGTTACTTGGCTGCTGTATCCAAGGAGATCAAGAAAAGATGCTTGTCTACGAATATATGCAAAACAAAAGCCTGGACATCTTCATATTCG ATATTAACAAAGGAGGGCAATTGAACTGGTCCATGCGTCTACACATAATTGATGGGGTAGCGCAGGGGCTCTTATATCTTCACAAGCACTCACGATTTTGTGTTGTTCATAGGGATCTGAAAGCAAGTAACATTCTATTGGACAGCGACATGACTCCAAAAATTTCTGATTTTGGGATAGCAAGAATATTCAGCTCAAACATGACGGAATCAAATACAACCAGAATAGTAGGCACACA TGGCTACATATCTCCAGAGTATGCCTTTGATGGAGTTTGCTCAATCAAGTCAGACGTCTTTAGCTTTGGAGTCTTGGTCTTGGAAATTATAAGCGGAAAGAGGACTACTGGTTTCTATCCATATGATGGAAAATTATACAATCTCATTTCATAT GCTTGGAAACTTTGGAAAGTTGGAGAATGGTGCCAGCTGGTTTGTTGTCGTATAGGAGAAAATCATGAAGCGATAGAAAGGTGCATTCAGGTGGCACTTTTATGTGTTCAAGAGAGCGCAGAGGACAGACCTGCTATGGATCTTGTGGTTAGCATGCTAAACAGTGCGAATGTGAGCCTGCCCAAGCCAAAGCAACCAGCTTACTTCTTTGTGCGCTCTAGCGAGTCAGAAGCTTCATCATGCAACATTAATATAAGCATTACGTTGGCAAGGTAG
- the LOC112880193 gene encoding cysteine-rich receptor-like protein kinase 6 translates to MLVLLPLLLLLAVASTPAPAAGDGGAGALPVINPISCLCNSTSARRTYQPDSAFAANLASLSRELPRNASASGFSAGAFGAGPGTAYGLALCRGDFTGGRCASCLEAGFRYAEQNCLSSSDVAVYYDQCQLRFSDQDFLAGGGNAPESAATNMNNVSDGNAAAFDALVTRLVGAVSDAASKASRRYATGRAGFPPQKMNIYALAQCTPDLTPPQCRGCLAGLIREMPTWFPGRIGGRILGVRCNMRYEDTVFMATSGDMVTLTPLVNSSKGSSTTLWVVATVVPVTLLLACFLACFLWIRKRRRRVTSMPGTVSVPTMSMEMEQVLKLWRIEESDSEFSLYDFDQIADATDNFSDDHKLGQGGFGPVYKGELPGGLEIAIKRLSSCSVQGLMEFKTEIQLIAKLQHTNLVRLLGCCVQAEEKMLIYEYMHNKSLDFFIFDAEKGKILTWERRFRIIDGVAQGLLYLHKHSRLRVIHRDLKASNILLDRDMSPKISDFGMARIFCSNVTEANTTRVVGTHGYIAPEYASEGLFSIKSDVFSFGVLLLEIITGKRTAGFYQYGKFFNLTGYAYQLWQDGRWNEVLDPALGGDVPVPEVMKCLQVALLCVQDSADDRPNMSEVVAMLGSEGITMPEPQQPAYYNVRISSLAVSSDSFGESSCRISNITLTDHEEGR, encoded by the exons ATGCTCGTCCTcctgcccctcctcctcctcctcgccgtcgcgtccacgccggcgccggcagcgGGCGACGGCGGGGCCGGGGCCCTGCCAGTGATCAACCCCATCTCCTGCCTTTGCAACTCCACCAGCGCCCGGCGGACCTACCAGCCCGACAGCGCGTTCGCGGCCAACCTCGCCAGCCTCTCCCGCGAGCTCCCGAGGAACGCCTCGGCGTCGGGCTTCTCGGCGGGGGCCTTCGGCGCCGGGCCCGGCACGGCGTACGGGCTCGCGCTCTGCCGCGGGGACTTCACGGGCGGCCGCTGCGCGTCGTGCCTCGAGGCCGGGTTCCGCTACGCGGAGCAGAACTGCCTCTCCAGCAGCGACGTCGCGGTGTACTACGACCAGTGCCAGCTCCGGTTCTCCGACCAGGACTTCCTCGCCGGCGGGGGCAACGCGCCGGAGAGCGCCGCGACGAACATGAACAACGTGTCCGACGGGAACGCCGCCGCGTTCGACGCCCTGGTCACGCGGCTCGTGGGCGCGGTGTCCGATGCGGCCAGCAAGGCGAGCAGGAGGTACGCCACGGGCCGGGCCGGGTTCCCGCCGCAGAAGATGAACATCTACGCCCTCGCGCAGTGCACGCCGGACCTGACGCCGCCGCAGTGCCGGGGGTGCCTCGCCGGCCTCATCCGCGAGATGCCGACGTGGTTCCCGGGGAGGATAGGCGGGAGGATTCTTGGGGTGCGCTGCAACATGAGGTACGAGGACACTGTCTTCATGGCGACAAGCGGCGACATGGTGACGCTCACGCCCCTGGTGAATTCTTCCAAAG GGAGCAGCACCACGCTGTGGGTCGTCGCGACCGTCGTCCCGGTGACACTGCTCCTCGCCTGCTTCCTGGCGTGCTTCCTCTGGATCAGAAAGCGGAGGAGGAGAG TGACCAGCATGCCGGGGACCGTGAGCGTGCCCACCATGTCAATGGAGATGGAGCAGGTGCTCAAGCTCTGGCGGATCGAGGAGAGCGACTCCGAGTTCTCGCTCTACGACTTCGACCAGATCGCCGACGCCACCGACAACTTCTCCGACGACCACAAGCTCGGACAGGGCGGCTTCGGACCCGTCTACAAG GGTGAACTTCCCGGCGGACTGGAGATCGCGATCAAGCGCCTGTCGTCGTGCTCGGTGCAGGGGCTGATGGAGTTCAAGACGGAGATCCAGCTCATCGCCAAGCTGCAGCACACCAACCTTGTCCGGCTGCTGGGCTGCTGCGTGCAGGCCGAGGAGAAGATGCTCATCTACGAGTACATGCACAACAAgagcctcgacttcttcatcTTCG ACGCTGAGAAAGGGAAGATCCTGACCTGGGAGCGGCGGTTCCGCATCATCGACGGCGTCGCGCAGGGCCTGCTCTACCTGCACAAGCACTCGCGCCTGCGGGTCATCCACCGGGACCTCAAGGCCAGCAACATCCTCCTGGACCGCGACATGAGCCCCAAGATCTCCGACTTCGGCATGGCCAGGATCTTCTGCTCCAACGTCACCGAGGCCAACACCACCAGGGTCGTCGGCACGCA TGGTTACATCGCGCCGGAGTACGCTTCCGAGGGCCTCTTCTCCATCAAATCCGACGTGTTCAGCTTCGGCGTCCTGCTCCTCGAGATCATTACCGGGAAGAGGACCGCCGGGTTCTACCAGTACGGCAAATTCTTCAACCTCACAGGATAT GCGTACCAGCTGTGGCAGGACGGGAGGTGGAACGAGGTGCTGGACCCGGCGCTGGGCGGCGACGTGCCCGTGCCGGAGGTGATGAAGTGCCTGCAGGTGGCGCTGCTGTGCGTGCAGGACAGCGCCGACGACCGACCCAACATGTCGGAGGTGGTGGCCATGCTGGGCAGCGAGGGGATCACCATGCCGGAGCCCCAGCAGCCGGCCTACTACAACGTCCGGATCAGCAGCCTCGCCGTGTCGTCGGACTCGTTCGGCGAGTCCTCGTGCAGGATCAGCAACATCACCCTGACGGATCACGAGGAAGGCAGGTAG